The DNA sequence ATTAAGCAACATATAGTCTTAAATAACTGTGcaacctttttcatttttatttaagtttgataATAAGTGGCTGACAAGGCTGCTTTTGATTTATCgcttatgtaaaatgtttatagaTTGTAAACAAGTTCTTATTGAATACACTATATTGTTTTATTGCAGAAAATATGTTTGAACgtgatacatgtatttgttttgaaattcttCAAAAGTAAACAATGTACCATTAGAATTCATAAGCTCATTCACAAAAATAATGCCTTTATCGATGAACTTTTTATCACAGACATATTTACaaggtattgtttaaataaaggATTTTACCAGATAGGTAAAGATAAAAACTCTTCCCATTATTTCAACCTGTGTCAAGATGTTTAGGGCGTTAAAACATCCCTCTGAAATTCGTTTAGTAAATTTAGTATGTTccttttaacaaaatcacatCTCTACTTCCAAAAAAACATGAACATTGGGAAAAATAATATCAATCAAGTctacatatttcatattattattgcTTATCCTCTGATTATGTAATCTTACTTTCTGATTTATAGGAATTGGGATCGACGATATGTTTATATTGTTAGCTGGTTTATATGAAGCTCGGGGAAAACCAACTTTGGAAGAAAAAATTTCAGATACTTTACGTACTTCAGGCGTTGGAATTACAATTACAACAGTAACTGATCTTATAGCATTCATGGCAGGGGCTGGAACAAATATCATTGCCGTTAGGAGTTTTTGCACCTACGCAGGTAATCCAACGTCACTTCTTTAACTATTGCATACATTCTTAAATATTCTAGAAAAAGAGACCCGTCCTGTACATGCTGTAGAGGGCAACTCTTAAATCTATAATTTTCCAATGGAAGCACGACACTATAATAATCAGTCAAAAGAAAATTATACATTGTGTTCCAAATTTAAAAGAATGAAATCCCTGGAAGTAGTGTGGGCAAACGAATCCATAAACATCATACCCGAATACACTGCCTCTCCAGTTTAtacttgattgtgatgaaagcgtCTTGCTTATTTTCAACCACTCTCGTGTCAGTTCCCTGGAAAACCCAGGACTGATGTTATGTGAGAAGGTGCGATCGTAACCCCAGTGTACTCGAATCCACCATCTTAGGATTGAGCAGCTGACATCTTAACCATTTAACCACCGAACTTCCTGCTTGGACTTACCTCTTTCAGGAGTATTTGCAGTTAAAGGAGGATCAGCAAGGAATGTGACACTAGCTTGCACTCAGTGGAATTGAGTTTAACTTGCAGACTAGTGCAAATCACATTCAATTTTGTTATGTGAATTACAGAACCACCACTTCTAACatctaaatttcatttatttctttagaTATTGTAATTCTGTCCATCCAATATCGTCTTTTCGACTGTCTGTGTGACCCTCTGTTACAAAAATTCACGTCCATGTTGTATTGTTTACCTCCTTGGGCAATTATTTAGTAACTTGGCACCAATAATTGCTTGCAGAAAGCAAATTTAAGTGAGttaatcaaaggtcaaaagtttatGATGTGATCAAAAATCAAGTCAGTACGTTTCTTGAACTTAATTTTAGCCGcctcggtagtctagtggtagatTACCCGCTCCGAACGCTCCGGGATGCCGTAAATACGCTCAATGGCCGCGTCATgacaaagacgtgaaaatggtatGGCGCTGAGCGTTACTATGATAGTTCCAGGATTAGGCAGCTCGGTGTTAGTGATGTGTGATTGAATTTTATAGTAAGTCACATTTCTACgccatgatattccagtgaggtggAAATTGTGCTCACTGTTAAAGTAGACAGCGTACGgcgtttacatgtatatattattgaaaaaaaatgtaaaggacgCTAAACCCGAACATTTTAGAACCATCGAGTTCTTTCCATgttatttaaaattgtacattttgtcTTACGGTCTAACTTGCGTAAGGGGCTTGAGTAGTATTGTACATTATTATCTTTCCGTCTTATAAACTCAGTTCAActaaatctgctattattttgattggttgcgTTTATACTACAAAATGATCTTCTTATAGGTTTGGCTTGATTAGGATTTATTAAGTAATTCTGATGATAAACATGCATACAATATATAAAAGTGTAATAAAATGTCTTTCTAGCCATAGATGAAAACAGACATAttctagattttttttcagtgtattCAAGATTTGACCATTAAGTGTTGTATTGTCCTTCAAGGAACAGGTCTTTTTCGTGCAAGTGACAAACTGCCATGTTTCAATGGCAGCTATTAACAAAGATAATATTTGGACATtgcacattatttattttagccATCCAATAGATACTCACGCCGTTAGGACAGTCAGTTTGAGGGCTCGTGAGTTTTAAGACGTATTTAGAATTGGTTAgctataaaatgtaatattttagggTATTAGCAAACTCTAAAATTTACCGATCTGCTTTTACGCactataaaatgttaaattgtaGATGAGTCTTTGTGAAACCCTTTAATGAATGCTAGTTTGTCAATACATATGCCTGTTGAATTTATTTGTAGTTTTTCTATCCCTACTTTGTAccgtaaaatgatattttttgtcttttagGACTCGCCGTTTTGTTCTGTTACATCAACAACGTTACGTTCTTTGCTGCCTGTATGGTTATAAATGAAAAACGGATAGCAAATAATCATCACTTTATCACATTCAAGAGGAGGCTAAAGAATCGAGATGCTTTACATGACGAAATATCAGACAACACAGAACTCAATGAATACCCTAAAAACTTCATTGACAAATTTGTTCACTGGATAATTCCAAAAGTAGTGCTGAAATTTCCAAATAAGATTATTATAATAATTCTGTTCACTGGATATATTTCCGCATCTATTTATGGCTGTACTCATTTGAAGCAAGGTCTACTATTTTCGCAGATCGTAAATGACGACTCTTATTTCTTCAAGTTGGCGCATTGGAATGAACAATACTTTCCGCGACAGTACGCTGTAGCGTTCGTGATACCAGATGTGATTGATTATTCAGACCCAAAGACGTTTGACatgataaatgatgttattaaaaGCGTTCAGTCTAATATACATTTCGACCCAAATTTTGAGGTTAACTGGTTGAAAGCATACCGTGGCTCTCCATATTACAATGGCTCCTTGAAATCGGCTTTCTTTGCCGGACTTAAAAAATTCacaaatgataaaaattatgcCACGTatcaaaatgatattattttcaaTAGATTTGATAGCTCAGTAAAGTCCTCGCGCTTTTACGTACTTTCTGCAAACTTACCAAATAGCCAAGAGGAAGGTAGAATGATGTTAGAGGCCCGCGATATTGCTAACACTGCATCAATTGAATGTATAGCGTATTCACCGTTTTTCGAATATTTTGAGCAATATGTTTGCGTTCTGGGCCTGACTTTGAAATCCATAGGAATTACATTCGCAGCAGTGTTTGTTATAACTTGTATGTTTATGCCACATCCTGTACTGGTTACCTTAGTTACACTTGTTGTGATATTGATAATGACCGGTGTATTTGGTGTTATGTATTACTTAGATATCGCTTTAAGTGCTGTCACTATGATTCAATTAATTATGACTGTTGGTTTTGCAATTGACTTTTCAGCTCATATCTGTCACGGCTATATGGTTGCTGACAATAAAAACGCGAATGCAAGGGTAAAAGAAACAATAGAAAGAACTGGTGCCCCAATTTTACATGGTGCATTATCTTCTATACTAGGTATTTCATTACTTATCTCGGCAAAGTCTTTTGTTTTCAGAACATTTCAATCGATCATGTTTTTTGTGCTTTTCTTTGGTATAACCCACGCTCTTTTCCTAGTGCCAGTTATATTACCATGGGTTTGGCCTAGTAAAGAACCTTCTGCGCCCAAGCAGTTGATAGATAACTGCAATCAAATCCTGCCTTTGACGGACAAAACTAACGTTAAAAATGGTAGCCCAAGTACATGCTATGACATTAACAGCCAAACGGTATCTTTAGATGTTGAAGAGGTGTTGAAAGATATCAATATAAGAGAAACAgttctttaaatgattaataaaGGGACGTTATCATGATATTTTTACACAAGAAAAGCTACCTAAGGTAAagtgataaaattttgtttttggagttctttttatctaattaaaagattgtgaaataaatgtttatatactAGGGCcgttagaggtgttgcacacTCCATTACTTCTTAGGAACATACTCAGTCAAACAgtgtttgctattattttgcttggttgcaattCTTTGCATCCAaatgatcttcttgaaatttaattatatatgctattatattttatatttactgatTTCATAATTCAGGTGAACTTATTTTAAAATTGCCAATTAATCCGTTGTTGTCGTTGGTATAATAATAGATTAGACGATTAATTGAAACTCGGAACAATCTTTTTAGCATACAACCGTTAGGAGCAACAATTAGGAATGGGGTTTCTGTGATGTGTTGTGTATCTGCCTTTTGGCATctacataattataaacaaatgaaatatataagtACATCACATAATTGCTTTTTGTCCTGCGTTATTAAAGGAAATgaatacagatttttttaaatcaaataatatgttGGCCTAATGTTATTCGCTCTTATATGCAGATGACACCAGGGAGTGGACAAACGAATAAAATTTGCATACCGCAATCTTTTCATACGTACCGTTGTTCTTTCACGTTTCAGGTGCAAGACGTTTTCTTATTTATTGTGTTGCACTTTGATTACCTctgattttactttttcattactttttataccccaaccaaacatgtttggaggtgggtatataggagtcagttttgtcgcgtcccgtcgcgtcccgtcccgtcgcgtcccgaaatctattatctcagttattactaaatggatttgattcaaact is a window from the Mercenaria mercenaria strain notata chromosome 7, MADL_Memer_1, whole genome shotgun sequence genome containing:
- the LOC123554673 gene encoding patched domain-containing protein 3-like isoform X1; the protein is MRSLTLHKQVERKIGVVFESYGRFVYYNAPKIIIISIIINGACAIGIVNMKWEIDAKKVYLPQETQTRKDKSRVETIFPDMSGSMFNVLQVSDEGYWVRVIVKSKSGNLLNRTILEEIGYLSNMILNITAENSDGSVIKFSDICAINNNKCSVVGNIFWDEEFLTASDEKRVTFPSFISSRGIFRYSSSIGGNVTTDESGRYLTSMDYLKLDYMIRTDDHIFEHLGKIWADAFKKELSTYRNEYFDIAYGHFNSISEEIDKTIFGDMAIFVGTLSMMVVYACIATVPASLQHVGDRIWLGMAGILAAGLAIPSSFGLCAAAGVDFVSIVGAAPFLVIGIGIDDMFILLAGLYEARGKPTLEEKISDTLRTSGVGITITTVTDLIAFMAGAGTNIIAVRSFCTYAGLAVLFCYINNVTFFAACMVINEKRIANNHHFITFKRRLKNRDALHDEISDNTELNEYPKNFIDKFVHWIIPKVVLKFPNKIIIIILFTGYISASIYGCTHLKQGLLFSQIVNDDSYFFKLAHWNEQYFPRQYAVAFVIPDVIDYSDPKTFDMINDVIKSVQSNIHFDPNFEVNWLKAYRGSPYYNGSLKSAFFAGLKKFTNDKNYATYQNDIIFNRFDSSVKSSRFYVLSANLPNSQEEGRMMLEARDIANTASIECIAYSPFFEYFEQYVCVLGLTLKSIGITFAAVFVITCMFMPHPVLVTLVTLVVILIMTGVFGVMYYLDIALSAVTMIQLIMTVGFAIDFSAHICHGYMVADNKNANARVKETIERTGAPILHGALSSILGISLLISAKSFVFRTFQSIMFFVLFFGITHALFLVPVILPWVWPSKEPSAPKQLIDNCNQILPLTDKTNVKNGSPSTCYDINSQTVSLDVEEVLKDINIRETVL
- the LOC123554673 gene encoding patched domain-containing protein 3-like isoform X2, coding for MCKFPYLSSSLSTPFCPKDLSHWTLFSPKETQTRKDKSRVETIFPDMSGSMFNVLQVSDEGYWVRVIVKSKSGNLLNRTILEEIGYLSNMILNITAENSDGSVIKFSDICAINNNKCSVVGNIFWDEEFLTASDEKRVTFPSFISSRGIFRYSSSIGGNVTTDESGRYLTSMDYLKLDYMIRTDDHIFEHLGKIWADAFKKELSTYRNEYFDIAYGHFNSISEEIDKTIFGDMAIFVGTLSMMVVYACIATVPASLQHVGDRIWLGMAGILAAGLAIPSSFGLCAAAGVDFVSIVGAAPFLVIGIGIDDMFILLAGLYEARGKPTLEEKISDTLRTSGVGITITTVTDLIAFMAGAGTNIIAVRSFCTYAGLAVLFCYINNVTFFAACMVINEKRIANNHHFITFKRRLKNRDALHDEISDNTELNEYPKNFIDKFVHWIIPKVVLKFPNKIIIIILFTGYISASIYGCTHLKQGLLFSQIVNDDSYFFKLAHWNEQYFPRQYAVAFVIPDVIDYSDPKTFDMINDVIKSVQSNIHFDPNFEVNWLKAYRGSPYYNGSLKSAFFAGLKKFTNDKNYATYQNDIIFNRFDSSVKSSRFYVLSANLPNSQEEGRMMLEARDIANTASIECIAYSPFFEYFEQYVCVLGLTLKSIGITFAAVFVITCMFMPHPVLVTLVTLVVILIMTGVFGVMYYLDIALSAVTMIQLIMTVGFAIDFSAHICHGYMVADNKNANARVKETIERTGAPILHGALSSILGISLLISAKSFVFRTFQSIMFFVLFFGITHALFLVPVILPWVWPSKEPSAPKQLIDNCNQILPLTDKTNVKNGSPSTCYDINSQTVSLDVEEVLKDINIRETVL
- the LOC123554673 gene encoding patched domain-containing protein 3-like isoform X3 gives rise to the protein MSGSMFNVLQVSDEGYWVRVIVKSKSGNLLNRTILEEIGYLSNMILNITAENSDGSVIKFSDICAINNNKCSVVGNIFWDEEFLTASDEKRVTFPSFISSRGIFRYSSSIGGNVTTDESGRYLTSMDYLKLDYMIRTDDHIFEHLGKIWADAFKKELSTYRNEYFDIAYGHFNSISEEIDKTIFGDMAIFVGTLSMMVVYACIATVPASLQHVGDRIWLGMAGILAAGLAIPSSFGLCAAAGVDFVSIVGAAPFLVIGIGIDDMFILLAGLYEARGKPTLEEKISDTLRTSGVGITITTVTDLIAFMAGAGTNIIAVRSFCTYAGLAVLFCYINNVTFFAACMVINEKRIANNHHFITFKRRLKNRDALHDEISDNTELNEYPKNFIDKFVHWIIPKVVLKFPNKIIIIILFTGYISASIYGCTHLKQGLLFSQIVNDDSYFFKLAHWNEQYFPRQYAVAFVIPDVIDYSDPKTFDMINDVIKSVQSNIHFDPNFEVNWLKAYRGSPYYNGSLKSAFFAGLKKFTNDKNYATYQNDIIFNRFDSSVKSSRFYVLSANLPNSQEEGRMMLEARDIANTASIECIAYSPFFEYFEQYVCVLGLTLKSIGITFAAVFVITCMFMPHPVLVTLVTLVVILIMTGVFGVMYYLDIALSAVTMIQLIMTVGFAIDFSAHICHGYMVADNKNANARVKETIERTGAPILHGALSSILGISLLISAKSFVFRTFQSIMFFVLFFGITHALFLVPVILPWVWPSKEPSAPKQLIDNCNQILPLTDKTNVKNGSPSTCYDINSQTVSLDVEEVLKDINIRETVL